Proteins from a single region of Candidatus Eisenbacteria bacterium:
- a CDS encoding DUF11 domain-containing protein, which yields MRKNTLSIGTFLIALAFLNAGGAWSDTIVPGGTINNETWTKAGSPYLVQGNVSVGTLTIQSGVRVVFDGDYEFTVTHMLTAIGADTDSIYFQAVHPDSVWGGIHLESVDPSTRMSYCLIQHSSGSGLRITNSPIFIDHCGISDNTADEGGGLSVTMDAEEGELRFENCVIASNRSTGNAGGIRANMETGSLFMQDCVITGNTASDSTTMNSSNGGGLHVSGSGGVFLKRCQVSNNRANGNCNTGGCSAYGRGGGIYAGGILTLENCEIKGNKAWARESEFHDAWYEHVEYAYGYGGGIHVYNGTLLAVACVISNNATTVASANNPYERGSGVYLESGSAELVNCTIAYNDDEGLRRADGPLKVTNSIVYNHDEYEIVGTATVTYSLVEGDHSGEGNIDSLPDFTSLTDLRIKESSPCVDAGNPHPDYDDLCFPPSYGTERNDMGAYGGPEACGWIICPPEGPPAAPTGISATGDSDFVTLSWHENCEPDLDEYRIFRGTGANPTTQIASVAAGTTEYVDEAVTVGTKYYYRLKAHDSEDLLSGYSAQVFATPGPRPSSPEGLTAEGGDERVTLTWDANPAGETVASYRVYRGVVSNPTTEIASVSAGSDTTLTYTDTGLENGTTYHYRVTAVNDAGIEGDFSEDVPATPGDYAPPSSPTDLSAAAGNARVTLTWDSNNESDLAGYLLYRGSTPSPTAVIDTIAPSEEATVTYEDTTVVNGNTYYYRLKAFDTQANLSGYSFQVSATPQGIADLSVVKIVDDASPDVGGLVTYTVTVTNHGPEHATGVQVRDELPDGLTPTGSWPPGGTTYTGGVWNVGALSNGVSLALTIQASVDRSGTIVNRAEVIASNQTDEDASNDADSVSVSGLLADLAVSKTVDRESPAVGDTVVYTVALENEGPSGATGVTVADGPPAGITFLSHTATAGTYDGSVWTVGSVAEGARDTLLVRALVQSSGSHINTASIASSDRHDPNVGNDVSSVTVSDSLADLALLLQVDEDRPNVRDTITLTLRIDNNGPWQATGIEVLCGKPSGLTFLDAEPSIGTYGSGIWYLSGLSSGAGATLTIQATVDVRSSIVQTATITRSGLADAVTSNNQSSVTVSVNASPSIALSPPTAPNAGDPMVVVAMITDDGGIQSACIRYRLGGCTEWSEAVMSPVSGSQYQGTVPADSVTARGLAFYIRAEDGDGAIRESGVHHMKVNVTDLRNPKVQASGPDAEDYRLVSVPIDLVDPDPGAVLIDDFGEADTTRWRLFGLTVGQEYVEYPNTEDFEPGRAFWFATNLTNRHLTTGSGTSLRLDEESSINLVPGWNFVGSPFDFPIPADRARLESGGALEFEEFETEWGAFDDTLRPFEGYAVYAGADDRLIICPDCRPGMDVGKIETAAADFAIRILASSGSRRDRDNAAVVIGGSKADWDSHDRAEQPVIGKYITVFFPHRDWDGPAKRFRVDARPRIGRGETWPFEVRANTGESVEIRFEGIETVPEEYDVWLVDQALEVSQDLRRSARHVISKASEENPGRLLLIVGTKSYVDEEHESRGLLPERYVLESNFPNPFNPTTTIRFGIPRRERVTLRVYSVQGRRVASLLEGEPMEAGYHAVTWQGRSDGGRAVASGVYLYQLTAGSFRETRKMVLIR from the coding sequence ATGAGAAAGAACACGCTTTCCATCGGAACGTTTCTCATCGCTCTCGCCTTCCTGAACGCGGGTGGGGCTTGGAGCGATACGATCGTGCCGGGCGGCACGATCAACAATGAAACATGGACGAAAGCGGGATCGCCCTATTTGGTGCAAGGCAACGTTTCCGTCGGGACGCTGACGATCCAGTCGGGCGTGCGCGTCGTTTTCGACGGCGATTACGAATTCACCGTCACCCATATGCTGACGGCGATCGGGGCGGACACCGACTCAATCTATTTCCAGGCCGTTCATCCCGATTCCGTGTGGGGGGGAATCCACCTGGAGAGCGTCGATCCCTCCACGCGGATGAGCTACTGCCTGATCCAACACTCCTCCGGCAGCGGTCTGCGGATCACCAACAGCCCCATCTTCATTGATCACTGCGGGATCTCCGACAACACGGCGGACGAGGGGGGAGGTCTCTCCGTGACGATGGACGCGGAGGAGGGCGAACTCCGTTTCGAGAACTGCGTGATCGCGAGCAACCGGTCGACGGGAAACGCCGGAGGGATACGGGCGAATATGGAGACCGGCTCCCTCTTTATGCAGGACTGCGTGATTACCGGGAATACCGCGAGTGATTCCACGACGATGAACAGTTCCAATGGAGGGGGTCTTCACGTTTCGGGGTCGGGTGGAGTGTTTTTGAAGAGATGCCAGGTCTCCAACAACCGCGCCAATGGAAATTGTAATACAGGTGGATGCTCCGCATACGGTCGGGGAGGTGGTATCTACGCAGGCGGCATACTGACTTTGGAGAATTGCGAGATCAAGGGAAACAAAGCGTGGGCGAGAGAATCAGAATTCCACGATGCATGGTATGAACATGTTGAATACGCTTATGGCTATGGAGGGGGCATCCATGTTTACAACGGAACATTGCTGGCGGTTGCCTGCGTAATCTCCAATAATGCGACCACCGTGGCATCCGCAAACAATCCCTACGAACGAGGCTCCGGCGTCTATCTGGAATCCGGGAGCGCCGAACTCGTCAACTGCACAATCGCCTACAACGATGACGAGGGTCTCCGAAGAGCGGATGGTCCGTTGAAGGTCACCAACTCGATCGTTTACAACCACGACGAATACGAGATCGTCGGCACGGCCACGGTCACCTATAGCCTCGTGGAGGGGGACCACTCCGGAGAGGGGAACATCGACTCCCTCCCCGACTTCACGAGCTTGACCGACCTCCGGATCAAGGAATCCTCCCCCTGCGTGGACGCCGGGAACCCCCATCCCGACTACGACGATCTTTGCTTCCCTCCTTCCTATGGAACGGAACGCAATGATATGGGCGCTTATGGAGGTCCGGAAGCGTGTGGGTGGATCATCTGTCCGCCCGAAGGTCCTCCCGCCGCGCCTACCGGGATCTCGGCAACGGGAGATTCGGACTTCGTGACTCTCTCCTGGCATGAGAACTGCGAACCGGACCTCGACGAGTACCGGATCTTTCGGGGGACGGGCGCGAACCCGACGACGCAGATCGCCTCCGTCGCGGCCGGAACGACGGAGTATGTCGACGAGGCGGTCACGGTGGGGACCAAGTATTACTACCGCCTGAAAGCGCACGACTCGGAAGATCTGCTGAGCGGTTACTCGGCGCAGGTTTTCGCCACGCCGGGGCCCCGGCCCTCCTCTCCGGAGGGTCTCACGGCGGAGGGTGGGGACGAGAGGGTCACTCTGACCTGGGATGCGAACCCGGCCGGGGAGACCGTCGCTTCCTACCGCGTCTATCGGGGCGTCGTTTCCAATCCCACCACGGAGATCGCATCGGTGAGCGCCGGATCCGACACCACACTGACCTACACGGACACCGGCTTGGAGAACGGCACCACCTACCATTACCGCGTCACCGCCGTGAACGACGCCGGCATCGAGGGGGATTTTTCCGAGGACGTGCCCGCGACTCCCGGCGACTACGCGCCGCCGTCCTCCCCGACCGACCTCTCGGCGGCGGCCGGGAACGCGCGGGTCACGCTCACCTGGGATTCCAACAACGAATCCGATCTGGCCGGCTATCTTCTCTATCGAGGATCGACACCGAGCCCGACGGCGGTGATCGACACGATCGCCCCTTCGGAGGAGGCGACCGTCACCTACGAGGACACGACCGTCGTCAACGGGAACACCTATTACTATCGTCTGAAGGCGTTCGACACGCAGGCAAACCTGAGCGGCTACTCCTTCCAGGTGAGCGCCACGCCGCAGGGGATCGCCGATCTTTCGGTGGTGAAAATCGTGGACGACGCGAGCCCCGACGTGGGTGGTCTGGTCACCTACACCGTGACCGTGACCAACCACGGCCCGGAGCACGCCACCGGCGTGCAGGTTCGGGACGAACTCCCCGACGGACTCACTCCGACCGGTTCGTGGCCTCCCGGCGGAACCACTTACACCGGCGGGGTCTGGAACGTCGGCGCCCTCTCCAACGGCGTGAGCCTCGCCCTCACGATCCAGGCTTCCGTCGACCGTTCCGGCACGATCGTCAACCGCGCCGAGGTGATCGCGTCGAACCAGACGGACGAGGATGCGTCGAACGACGCGGACAGCGTCTCGGTATCCGGGCTCCTGGCGGACCTGGCCGTGTCGAAGACGGTGGACCGCGAGAGTCCTGCGGTGGGGGACACGGTGGTCTACACGGTGGCGCTCGAAAACGAGGGGCCGAGCGGCGCGACCGGCGTTACCGTGGCGGACGGCCCGCCGGCGGGGATCACCTTCTTGTCCCACACGGCGACCGCCGGAACGTATGACGGATCGGTCTGGACCGTCGGTTCCGTGGCGGAGGGGGCGCGCGACACGCTTCTCGTCCGCGCTCTTGTCCAATCCTCCGGCTCGCACATCAACACCGCGTCGATCGCCTCCTCGGACCGACACGATCCCAACGTGGGGAACGACGTGTCGAGCGTCACCGTCTCCGACTCCCTGGCCGACCTGGCGCTCCTGTTGCAGGTGGACGAAGACCGGCCGAACGTGCGGGATACGATCACCCTCACTCTGCGGATCGACAACAACGGTCCCTGGCAGGCGACGGGAATCGAGGTCCTCTGCGGGAAACCTTCGGGGCTCACCTTCCTCGACGCGGAACCGAGCATAGGAACGTACGGGAGCGGCATCTGGTATCTATCGGGACTCTCCTCCGGCGCCGGCGCCACCTTGACCATCCAAGCGACCGTCGACGTCCGCTCGTCGATCGTGCAGACCGCGACCATCACGCGGAGCGGGCTGGCCGACGCGGTGACCTCGAACAATCAATCGAGCGTCACGGTGAGCGTCAACGCGTCGCCGTCGATCGCGCTCAGCCCCCCCACCGCACCGAACGCCGGAGACCCCATGGTCGTCGTGGCCATGATCACCGACGACGGCGGGATCCAATCGGCCTGCATCCGCTACCGGCTCGGCGGCTGCACAGAGTGGTCGGAGGCGGTTATGAGTCCGGTTTCCGGTTCGCAGTATCAGGGGACCGTTCCGGCCGACTCGGTTACCGCCCGGGGTTTGGCGTTTTACATTCGGGCGGAAGACGGGGACGGAGCGATACGGGAATCCGGCGTCCACCATATGAAAGTCAACGTGACCGATCTTCGGAATCCGAAGGTTCAGGCGAGCGGGCCGGATGCGGAGGATTACCGCCTCGTTTCCGTGCCCATCGATTTGGTGGACCCCGATCCGGGCGCCGTATTAATAGACGATTTCGGGGAGGCCGACACGACGCGCTGGCGTCTGTTCGGTCTCACCGTCGGCCAGGAGTACGTGGAATATCCGAACACGGAGGACTTCGAGCCGGGTCGCGCGTTTTGGTTCGCCACGAACCTGACGAACAGGCATCTCACGACCGGCAGCGGTACTTCTCTTCGCCTCGACGAAGAGTCTTCCATCAACCTCGTGCCGGGATGGAACTTCGTCGGGAGCCCCTTCGACTTCCCGATCCCCGCCGATCGAGCGCGGCTCGAGTCGGGGGGCGCTTTGGAGTTCGAAGAATTCGAAACGGAATGGGGCGCATTCGACGACACGCTTCGCCCCTTCGAGGGATACGCGGTGTACGCCGGCGCGGACGATCGATTGATCATCTGCCCCGATTGCCGGCCCGGCATGGACGTCGGGAAGATCGAAACGGCGGCAGCGGATTTCGCGATCCGGATCCTCGCGAGTTCGGGGTCGCGCCGGGACCGGGACAACGCGGCCGTGGTGATCGGGGGCTCCAAAGCGGATTGGGATTCCCACGACCGGGCGGAGCAGCCGGTGATCGGTAAATACATCACCGTGTTCTTTCCCCATCGCGATTGGGACGGGCCGGCGAAGCGCTTCCGCGTGGACGCGCGTCCCCGGATCGGCCGGGGGGAGACCTGGCCGTTTGAGGTGCGCGCCAACACGGGCGAATCGGTGGAGATCCGCTTCGAGGGGATCGAGACGGTGCCGGAAGAATACGATGTCTGGCTCGTGGATCAGGCCCTCGAAGTCTCACAGGATCTCAGGCGCTCGGCGAGACACGTGATTTCCAAAGCATCGGAGGAGAATCCCGGCCGATTGCTCTTGATTGTCGGCACGAAGAGCTATGTCGATGAGGAACACGAGAGCCGGGGGCTCCTGCCGGAGCGCTACGTGCTCGAATCGAACTTCCCGAATCCCTTCAACCCGACCACGACGATCCGATTCGGCATTCCACGGCGGGAAAGGGTGACGCTCCGGGTCTACAGCGTGCAGGGACGCCGGGTGGCCTCTCTACTCGAGGGGGAACCGATGGAGGCGGGCTATCATGCCGTGACATGGCAGGGCCGAAGCGACGGGGGGCGCGCCGTGGCGAGCGGTGTCTACCTCTACCAACTCACGGCCGGCTCGTTCCGGGAAACGCGGAAAATGGTGCTGATTCGGTGA
- a CDS encoding T9SS type A sorting domain-containing protein — protein sequence MRRLLPFLVVAVWILLAVPAGADWDPGQPAKWVQLPDLSPMGIDVNATEPYILADDFLCMETGPITDIHVWGSWYMDMVDPAPTFILSIHADIPASESPTGYSMPGQVLWYRVFQPGEYVARVYAENIDEGWMDPPDYYIFPGDHVCWQYNFFIDPADAFYQEGNAAEPMVYWLDVQAIVSGPGAYLFGWKTTLDHWNDDAVWGQGMEPFLGPWYELIYPPMHEMAGQSIDLAFAITTTTEEELDWGDAPDPNYPTYAASNGANHVIVPGVFLGAGVDPETDGQPDATATGDDLDGNDDEDGVFWNALLMPGLPSSFDVVTSAPGFIDAWIDFGNDGSWAQPIDQIAAGVWVPAGTTTIPFLVPPMAIVGPTFARVRFNTAGPLPFTGAASDGEVEDYKVWIEEPVDYKWIQMPDLDTTGIDVNATEPYVLADDFLCQMPAWITEITIWGSWLDDYLPFGVDPMAVDFTLSFHSDIPDSVSPNGYSMPGEPLWFMVFPAGSFIAEPYQEGIEEGWLDPPTQYSFPADWTCWRYRFFVPIGEAFHQMGRPDSNVVYWLDVQARPLDQEARFGWKTSIEHWNDDAVWGQGIEPYFGPWNELRYPFGHPYHPESIDLAFALRHEIDTGVGTDEAPATFRLGRNVPNPFNPITTIHYDVPAGGGAATIEVFDVSGRLVRTLVDGQSAAGSHQVVWDGRNARGRSVPSGVYFYRLTAPGVEMTRKMVLLR from the coding sequence ATGAGAAGACTCTTACCGTTCCTCGTCGTGGCCGTCTGGATCCTTCTTGCCGTTCCGGCCGGCGCCGACTGGGATCCCGGCCAGCCGGCCAAATGGGTTCAGTTGCCGGATCTCTCGCCGATGGGGATCGACGTGAACGCCACCGAGCCGTACATCCTGGCCGACGATTTCCTTTGCATGGAAACGGGTCCGATCACGGACATTCATGTGTGGGGATCGTGGTACATGGACATGGTCGATCCGGCGCCGACCTTCATCCTGAGCATTCACGCCGACATTCCGGCGTCCGAGAGCCCGACCGGTTACAGCATGCCCGGCCAGGTGCTCTGGTACAGGGTGTTCCAGCCCGGCGAATACGTCGCCCGCGTCTACGCCGAGAACATCGACGAGGGATGGATGGATCCGCCCGATTACTACATCTTCCCCGGGGATCATGTTTGCTGGCAGTACAACTTCTTCATCGATCCCGCGGACGCCTTCTATCAGGAAGGGAATGCGGCGGAACCGATGGTGTACTGGCTCGACGTCCAGGCGATCGTCAGCGGGCCGGGCGCGTATCTCTTCGGATGGAAGACCACCCTGGACCACTGGAACGACGACGCGGTCTGGGGGCAGGGCATGGAACCCTTCCTCGGTCCCTGGTATGAACTCATCTACCCGCCGATGCACGAGATGGCCGGCCAGTCGATCGACCTCGCCTTCGCCATCACCACGACGACCGAGGAGGAACTCGATTGGGGCGACGCCCCCGATCCGAATTACCCGACCTACGCGGCAAGCAACGGCGCGAATCACGTGATCGTCCCCGGCGTGTTCCTGGGCGCCGGCGTCGATCCGGAGACGGACGGACAGCCGGACGCGACCGCCACCGGCGACGACCTGGACGGCAACGACGACGAGGACGGCGTCTTCTGGAACGCGCTGCTCATGCCGGGGCTGCCCTCTTCCTTCGATGTGGTCACGTCCGCCCCGGGCTTCATCGACGCCTGGATCGACTTCGGGAACGACGGAAGCTGGGCGCAGCCGATCGATCAGATCGCCGCCGGTGTCTGGGTTCCCGCCGGCACCACGACGATCCCATTCCTCGTGCCGCCCATGGCGATCGTCGGGCCGACCTTCGCGCGGGTCCGCTTCAACACGGCGGGACCGCTCCCCTTCACCGGCGCCGCTTCGGACGGCGAGGTGGAGGACTACAAGGTCTGGATCGAGGAACCGGTGGACTACAAGTGGATCCAGATGCCCGATCTGGACACCACGGGCATCGACGTGAACGCCACCGAGCCCTACGTCCTGGCGGACGACTTCCTCTGCCAGATGCCGGCGTGGATCACGGAGATCACCATCTGGGGTTCCTGGCTGGACGACTATCTCCCCTTCGGCGTGGATCCGATGGCGGTCGATTTCACGCTCAGCTTCCATTCCGACATCCCCGATTCGGTGAGCCCCAACGGGTACAGCATGCCGGGCGAGCCCCTCTGGTTCATGGTCTTCCCGGCGGGAAGCTTCATCGCTGAACCGTATCAGGAGGGGATCGAGGAAGGTTGGCTCGATCCGCCGACTCAGTACTCCTTCCCCGCCGACTGGACCTGCTGGAGGTACCGCTTCTTCGTTCCGATCGGGGAGGCGTTCCATCAGATGGGCCGGCCGGACAGCAACGTCGTCTACTGGCTCGACGTGCAGGCGCGCCCGCTCGACCAGGAGGCGAGATTCGGCTGGAAGACCTCCATCGAGCACTGGAACGACGACGCGGTCTGGGGGCAGGGGATCGAACCCTACTTCGGACCGTGGAACGAACTGCGCTACCCCTTCGGTCATCCCTACCATCCGGAGTCGATCGATCTCGCATTCGCGCTCCGTCACGAGATCGACACCGGGGTCGGAACCGATGAGGCGCCGGCGACCTTCCGTCTCGGAAGGAACGTGCCGAACCCCTTCAACCCGATCACGACGATTCACTATGACGTCCCGGCCGGCGGCGGCGCGGCGACCATCGAGGTCTTCGACGTCTCCGGGCGGCTGGTCCGGACGCTGGTCGACGGCCAGTCCGCGGCGGGGAGCCACCAGGTCGTCTGGGACGGCCGGAACGCCCGGGGGAGAAGCGTCCCCTCCGGCGTTTACTTCTACCGTCTGACCGCGCCCGGCGTGGAGATGACCCGCAAGATGGTTCTTCTCCGTTAA
- a CDS encoding VCBS repeat-containing protein, with amino-acid sequence MNGKEAARLGARLPAGTTVIAAILAVLPVLLGFPAGATAAITFDDHVIAYNFDGASSIHPVDLDKDGDIDVLGCAFYGDELTLWLNPGTGPDGWPATVIDGAFDGAHYVNTGDLDDDGDLDIVGAAQLAGELAWWRNDGGDPILWTRISIDNAYNGAQQVYPVDMDGDQDLDLVACAYLIDDVSWYRNDGGDPPVWTRRTITTSADGVVSAWPVDLDDDGDIDVLSASYDNGRVHWHRNDGDSSTTWTSLLIDGAFGGAHEVRSADLDGDGLTDVLAAAFSLSDLAWWRNDGGDPSGWVKQIVAPSFTGASSIASADLDADGDMDILGAAHTKQDIAWWSNEGGDPLTWTKQVIDGELAEAWPLTGVDMDGDGDLDVLAAGRAADRVVWYENQTTTAAPSGAPAPRARIDGAAPNPFNPSVEVRFTLDSAGETRLEVFDVAGRRVALLAGGTFPAGSHAARWNGRDGAGRPAPSGVYLVRLAAGATVDSERIVLIR; translated from the coding sequence ATGAACGGAAAAGAAGCCGCCCGCCTCGGCGCCCGCCTCCCCGCGGGAACGACCGTCATCGCCGCCATTCTCGCCGTCCTCCCCGTGCTTCTCGGTTTTCCCGCGGGGGCGACGGCCGCGATCACCTTCGACGATCACGTGATCGCCTACAATTTCGACGGCGCCTCTTCCATCCACCCGGTCGACCTGGACAAGGACGGCGACATCGACGTGCTCGGCTGCGCCTTCTATGGAGACGAGTTGACCCTCTGGCTCAACCCCGGGACCGGCCCCGACGGCTGGCCGGCGACGGTGATCGACGGCGCTTTCGACGGCGCCCATTACGTCAACACCGGCGACCTGGACGATGACGGGGACCTCGATATCGTCGGGGCGGCCCAACTCGCCGGGGAACTCGCCTGGTGGAGAAACGACGGCGGCGATCCGATTCTTTGGACCCGCATCTCCATCGACAACGCCTACAACGGCGCCCAACAGGTCTATCCGGTGGACATGGACGGCGACCAAGACCTCGACCTGGTCGCCTGCGCCTACCTGATTGACGACGTCTCCTGGTACCGGAACGACGGGGGCGACCCGCCGGTTTGGACCAGGCGGACGATCACCACATCGGCGGACGGCGTCGTCTCCGCCTGGCCGGTCGACCTCGACGACGACGGCGACATCGACGTGCTGAGCGCTTCCTACGACAACGGTCGCGTCCATTGGCACAGGAACGACGGCGACTCGTCGACGACATGGACCAGCCTACTCATCGACGGCGCCTTCGGCGGCGCCCACGAGGTGCGCTCCGCCGATCTGGACGGCGACGGCCTCACCGACGTGCTCGCCGCCGCCTTCTCCCTGTCCGATCTCGCGTGGTGGCGAAACGACGGCGGCGATCCCTCCGGCTGGGTGAAGCAGATCGTCGCCCCCAGCTTCACCGGCGCCAGCTCCATCGCGAGCGCCGACCTGGACGCCGACGGCGACATGGACATTCTGGGAGCGGCGCACACCAAACAGGATATCGCCTGGTGGAGCAACGAGGGGGGCGATCCCCTCACCTGGACCAAGCAGGTGATCGACGGCGAACTCGCCGAGGCGTGGCCCCTCACCGGGGTGGACATGGACGGCGACGGCGATCTGGACGTTCTCGCCGCGGGCCGAGCCGCGGACCGGGTGGTTTGGTACGAGAATCAGACCACGACGGCCGCCCCTTCCGGCGCGCCCGCCCCCCGCGCCCGAATCGACGGCGCCGCCCCCAATCCCTTCAATCCGAGCGTGGAGGTCCGATTCACGTTGGACAGCGCCGGAGAGACCCGCCTCGAGGTGTTCGACGTCGCCGGACGGCGTGTCGCCCTTCTCGCCGGCGGGACATTCCCCGCGGGGAGCCACGCCGCGCGATGGAACGGACGAGACGGCGCGGGACGCCCCGCCCCCTCCGGCGTCTACCTGGTCCGCCTCGCCGCCGGCGCGACCGTCGACTCGGAAAGGATCGTGCTGATCCGGTAA
- a CDS encoding nucleoside deaminase — translation MDAAIREAEKASEEDEVPVGAVIVHEGRLIGRGHNRTEATRDPTAHAEILAIGAAAEALGSRRLEGATLYVTLEPCFMCAGAIVLARIENLVFGALDPKAGACVSLASVPTDPRLNHRVHVLHGVREAECAALLERFFRKMRKKEE, via the coding sequence ATGGACGCCGCCATCCGAGAGGCGGAGAAGGCGTCGGAGGAGGACGAGGTCCCGGTCGGCGCGGTGATCGTGCATGAGGGGCGGCTCATCGGTCGCGGCCACAACCGGACCGAGGCGACCCGCGACCCGACCGCCCACGCCGAGATCCTCGCCATCGGCGCCGCCGCGGAGGCGCTCGGCTCACGCCGTCTCGAGGGGGCGACCCTCTACGTCACCCTGGAGCCCTGCTTCATGTGCGCCGGCGCGATCGTGCTGGCGCGGATCGAGAACCTCGTCTTCGGCGCACTCGACCCCAAGGCGGGCGCCTGCGTCAGCCTCGCCTCGGTCCCGACCGACCCCCGCCTCAACCACCGCGTCCACGTCCTCCACGGCGTCCGCGAGGCGGAGTGCGCCGCCCTCCTGGAGCGGTTTTTCCGGAAGATGCGGAAGAAGGAGGAATAG
- a CDS encoding PEGA domain-containing protein, producing the protein MKHMVFLSHAKEDAATANAICRGLEAKGIGCWVAPRDVTPGTDWGEAIEGALRECKVMVVVFSPLSNASDDVYREIAGAADGNMKIVLFQIEKTTLAPRLKYFLRTSQWLDGDPKPSGMEIDYLADTIRGLISGSGVLEDSRHRLLSARRRKQRRKALLFTLPVAAALAALVFLWIQYRESQAADGRSGGAAPRTGVFSLHSIPSGAAVFLNGDSAGVTPLVRLDCEPGLYTLEFRKEGYTSQDTVVSIGAGERVVLSLPLGEDAPVPRETAENQAVDFGTLSVLSTPPDAAIWIGGSRIGTTPLRNHRLPAGSYRVVVKAEGFEEFPKDVEIRGERNSSFNARLLKITGQLRATSEPSGAEVWIAGRRAGVTPVTIDSLPPGEHSIIFRKAGYIEDRRTASVEARAEGRVRGILNEAFCDLTVQVIPSGEIWVDGERKAEDGNRPCSADLPFGSHTITAAHPTFGRWTKEVRLGAADTTIVFDFTPKFQIKVLSEPLYAEIWIDGEFSGIYTPSDLHLRPGEHTILVKKEGYTTVDDPVSLTLEEDRPQPFHFTLHAAP; encoded by the coding sequence ATGAAGCACATGGTGTTCCTCAGTCACGCCAAGGAGGACGCCGCGACGGCGAACGCCATCTGCCGTGGTCTCGAGGCGAAGGGAATCGGCTGTTGGGTCGCTCCGCGGGACGTGACTCCCGGCACGGATTGGGGCGAGGCGATCGAGGGCGCTCTCCGGGAATGCAAAGTCATGGTCGTGGTTTTCTCCCCCCTTTCGAACGCATCGGACGATGTCTACCGGGAGATCGCGGGAGCGGCGGACGGGAACATGAAAATCGTCCTGTTCCAGATCGAGAAAACGACGCTCGCTCCGCGCCTGAAGTACTTCCTCCGGACAAGCCAGTGGTTGGACGGGGATCCCAAGCCGTCGGGCATGGAGATCGATTATCTCGCCGACACGATCCGGGGCCTGATCTCCGGTTCGGGCGTTCTGGAGGATTCCCGGCACAGACTCCTGAGCGCGCGCCGTAGAAAACAGCGGCGGAAGGCTCTTCTGTTCACGCTGCCGGTCGCGGCCGCCCTCGCCGCCCTCGTTTTTCTCTGGATTCAGTATCGTGAGAGTCAAGCGGCGGACGGCCGGAGCGGGGGCGCGGCTCCACGAACCGGCGTGTTTTCGCTCCACTCCATTCCCTCCGGAGCGGCGGTGTTCCTGAACGGAGACTCCGCCGGGGTCACCCCGCTCGTCCGTCTCGACTGCGAGCCCGGACTCTATACATTGGAGTTCCGCAAAGAGGGATATACGTCACAGGACACGGTCGTTTCGATCGGTGCGGGAGAGCGGGTCGTTCTCTCTCTCCCTCTGGGGGAAGACGCGCCGGTCCCCCGCGAGACCGCCGAGAATCAAGCGGTCGATTTCGGCACTCTGTCGGTACTATCGACTCCTCCGGACGCGGCGATTTGGATCGGCGGGAGCCGGATCGGTACGACTCCTTTGCGCAACCACAGGCTCCCCGCCGGAAGCTACCGTGTCGTCGTGAAAGCCGAGGGCTTCGAGGAGTTCCCCAAGGACGTCGAGATCCGCGGAGAGCGCAATTCCTCTTTCAACGCGCGGTTGCTGAAGATCACCGGACAGCTCCGCGCCACCTCCGAGCCCTCCGGCGCCGAGGTGTGGATCGCCGGCCGCCGAGCGGGAGTGACGCCGGTGACGATCGACAGCCTTCCTCCAGGCGAGCATTCCATCATCTTTCGAAAAGCGGGTTATATCGAAGACCGGCGGACCGCGTCCGTGGAGGCGCGCGCCGAGGGCCGGGTCCGCGGAATCCTGAATGAAGCGTTCTGCGACCTCACGGTGCAAGTGATCCCCTCCGGAGAGATCTGGGTGGACGGCGAGCGGAAGGCGGAGGACGGAAACCGGCCCTGCAGCGCCGACCTTCCTTTCGGGTCCCACACGATCACGGCGGCGCACCCCACTTTCGGTCGTTGGACCAAGGAGGTTCGACTCGGCGCGGCGGACACGACCATTGTTTTCGACTTCACACCCAAGTTTCAAATCAAGGTCCTGTCGGAGCCGCTCTACGCGGAGATCTGGATAGACGGAGAGTTCTCCGGGATCTACACGCCGAGCGATCTTCATCTCCGCCCGGGAGAGCACACGATCCTGGTGAAGAAGGAGGGGTACACGACGGTCGACGATCCCGTGAGCCTTACGCTGGAAGAGGATCGTCCCCAGCCGTTTCATTTTACGTTGCATGCGGCGCCCTGA